One window of the Eucalyptus grandis isolate ANBG69807.140 chromosome 6, ASM1654582v1, whole genome shotgun sequence genome contains the following:
- the LOC120294938 gene encoding uncharacterized protein LOC120294938 yields MWYDILLQAGIMLVTVFMFLAMHDIPQRFLSKLRFRGRKGLRAKQHFVRGAQLLGQARSAPSRSAASSLAKDAAAEADRAILLDPRDAASHILKALALDLQGFRTSALDSLDVALSPLASRSLSDRERGDALFRRAELKFALSRRGRVDSAIDDLTVAVKLSCGAKALLLLGQCHEAKKSKEEAVKAYQEALEMEPTLAAAREALDRLGS; encoded by the coding sequence ATGTGGTACGACATCCTCCTGCAGGCCGGCATCATGCTGGTCACCGTCTTCATGTTCCTGGCGATGCACGACATCCCCCAGCGGTTCCTCTCCAAGCTCCGCTTCCGGGGCCGCAAGGGCCTCCGCGCCAAGCAGCACTTCGTCCGCGGCGCCCAGCTCCTGGGCCAGGCCCGCTCCGCCCCCTCCcgctccgccgcctcctccctCGCCAAGGACGCCGCCGCCGAGGCCGACCGGGCCATCCTGCTCGACCCCCGCGACGCCGCCTCCCACATCCTCAAGGCCCTCGCCCTCGACCTGCAGGGGTTCCGCACCTCCGCCCTCGACTCCCTCGACGTGGCCCTCTCCCCGCTGGCCTCCCGGTCGCTCAGCGATCGGGAGCGCGGGGACGCGCTGTTCCGGAGGGCCGAGCTGAAGTTCGCGCTGAGCCGTCGCGGCCGCGTCGACTCGGCCATCGACGACTTGACTGTGGCCGTGAAGCTGAGCTGCGGCGCCAAGGCGCTGTTGCTGTTGGGGCAGTGCCACGAGGCGAAGAAATCGAAGGAGGAGGCCGTGAAGGCTTACCAGGAGGCGCTCGAGATGGAGCCGACGCTCGCAGCCGCTCGAGAGGCTCTTGACCGGTTGGGCTCATAG
- the LOC104448031 gene encoding geranylgeranyl transferase type-2 subunit alpha 1, translated as MHGRPRTAPKPEDAAASAAKAQKLRALQSQFLSYHHSRIYTEEALDASAKLLEINPEYYTAWNYRKLAVEHRVGESGSSPEYVKSIFDEELKVVENALRQNFKSYGAWYHRTWVLSKGHSSLDHELRLLDRFQKADPRNFHAWNYRRFVAALLGRSVEDELQYTEDLIGNNFSNYSAWHNRSMLLSEILKKKEQESSSQDVISKEYEFVLNALYTDPDDQSGWFYHLWLLDQTFKVKAPLLVSSWPVPGFDLVVSRNVSFADHPLSSFSEFTVALERFPVVLYFNQNVEGVNSSTVTIQSTFVQNEDVTWKPLSLQNSPVSKVWVGYLDLSGVDHHSSAPYTVEIKLGHHQGIMSSNGLQLSIPFDLSFTVSVKPLETQSSKDEKVAWEEDKFCACETHLQVAIPCLCYDGITVDNKYEPTTSDWQIGTIAEEISQIRNLLAISDSKIGKITLARLLMAHDAMSSPYATKTVHAEEVLGLYSELMKLDPSHYQYYKDERSLVLLQQLLSSRETLLRYCFCYRGITSPSAYGPICLRLNNQSISRMGSFDKLLWVQLLDLSDNELHSIEGMEALQLLRCLNLGRNKLRSFTSLDPLRYLRSLKVLNISHNEIGLHSIDTTRYSCSASPLSHNGEIIWSDDVFPPEDADVTNYWEAFMVFKSLELTQLDIVGNAVTNEKFKSFLLKILPKLQFLDGQNLHQI; from the exons ATGCACGGCCGGCCTCGGACGGCGCCGAAGCCGGAGGACGCGGCGGCGTCCGCCGCCAAAGCTCAGAAGCTGCGGGCCCTTCAATCCCAGTTCCTCTCGTATCACCACAGCCGCAt ATACACGGAGGAGGCGCTCGACGCCAGCGCCAAGCTCCTGGAGATCAACCCCGAGTACTACACCGCTTGGAATTACAGGAAGCTCGCGGTGGAGCACCGCGTCGGGGAGTCCGGATCGTCGCCGGAATACGTGAAATCCATCTTCGACGAAGAACTCAAAGTG GTCGAGAATGCGCTGAGACAGAACTTTAAATCTTATGGAGCGTGGTATCATCGAACATGGGTGTTGAGCAAAGGCCACTCGTCTTTAGATCATGAATTACGGCTTTTGGATCGGTTTCAGAAGGCCGATCCTCGGAATTTCCACGCGTGGAATTACAGGAG ATTTGTGGCAGCACTGCTGGGCAGATCCGTGGAGGATGAGCTGCAGTACACAGAAGATTTGATAGGAAACAATTTCAGTAATTACTCTGCTTGGCATAATCGTAG TATGCTGTTGTCAGAGATActgaagaaaaaggaacaagagTCATCTTCTCAAGATGTCATAAGCAAGGAGTATGAGTTTGTACTCAATGCGTTATATACTGACCCTGATGATCAAAGCGGTTGGTTTTACCATCTTTGGCTTCTTGATCAAACATTCAAAGTCAAGGCTCCTTTGCTCGTATCTTCTTGGCCTGTTCCTGGATTCGATCTCGTTGTGTCAAGAAATGTGTCGTTTGCTGATCATCCTTTGTCTTCATTCTCTGAGTTTACTGTTGCTTTAGAAAGATTTCCTGTTGTCCTGTATTTCAATCAGAATGTTGAAGGTGTAAACTCGTCAACAGTTACCATTCAATCTACATTTGTTCAGAATGAAGATGTTACATGGAAGCCATTGTCACTCCAGAATTCCCCGGTTTCTAAAGTTTGGGTAGGATATCTTGATTTATCTGGTGTAGATCATCATTCTTCAGCACCCTATACTGTTGAGATCAAGCTTGGACATCATCAGGGCATCATGTCATCAAATGGTCTACAGCTTAGTATTCCTTTTGATTTATCATTTACAGTAAGTGTAAAGCCATTGGAAACCCAATCTTCTAAAGATGAGAAAGTGGCATGGGAGGAGGACAAGTTTTGTGCTTGTGAAACGCATTTGCAAGTCGCCATTCCATGTCTTTGTTATGATGGAATTACAGTGGACAACAAGTATGAGCCAACAACTTCAGATTGGCAGATTGGAACTATAGCTGAAGAGATAAGTCAAATTAGAAACTTGTTGGCCATCTCAGATAG CAAAATTGGGAAAATCACACTGGCAAGATTGTTGATGGCTCATGATGCAATGTCATCTCCATATGCTACGAAAACTGTTCATGCTGAAGAAGTTCTTGGGTTATACAGTGAGCTGATGAAATTGGATCCATCTCACTATCAATACTATAAGGATGAGAGAAGCTTAGTTTTGTTGCAACAG CTGCTTTCCAGCAGGGAGACGCTGTTGAGGTACTGCTTTTGCTACAGAGGCATCACTTCGCCCAGTGCTTATGGACCCATATGTCTACGTCTGAATAATCAGTCAATATCTCGAATGGGATCATTTGATAAACTGTTATGGGTTCAATTGCTAGACCTTAGTGACAACGAACTTCATTCAATTGAAG GAATGGAGGCTTTGCAGCTTCTTCGTTGCTTGAACCTGGGAAGAAACAAACTGCGGAGTTTCACTTCGTTGGACCCTTTGAGATATCTGCGATCCTTGAAGGTGCTGAATATTTCTCACAATGAGATAGGGTTACATTCTATAGACACCACACGCTACTCGTGCTCTGCTTCTCCTCTGTCCCATAATGGAGAAATTATCTGGAGTGATGATGTTTTTCCCCCTGAAGATGCCGATGTGACAAACTATTGGGAAGCTTTTATGGTGTTCAAAAGTTTGGAGTTGACACAATTAGATATTGTAGGAAATGCGGTCACCAATGAAAAGTTCAAGTCATTTTTGCTGAAGATTCTGCCGAAGCTACAGTTTCTGGATGGTCAGAATTTGCATCAAATCTGA
- the LOC104451221 gene encoding uncharacterized protein LOC104451221, with protein MPLRAYICRARNPVVIQHQLNHLFIKTLRPANQLLCQELASSFPFFTLTPLVALSLSPADPSERCVADATSARPPGPGHPRHPGAVGLGHKRDGAPRLERRHQDAPFGAGQGLDGVRTQRELVSLLLYHAVVDYTPIGSLKTSNALISTLATNGAWKYDFTMKTTSDSIALDTGVDSSLDEMLRQRFMVY; from the exons ATGCCTTTGAGAGCTTACATTTGCAGGGCAAGGAACCCCGTCGTTATACAACATCAGCTCAATCATCTCTTCATCAAGACACTGCGGCCGGCCAACCAACTCCTTTGCCAGGAGCTGGCCTCGTCATTTCCCT TCTTCACTCTCACGCCGCTCGTCGCTCTCAGCCTCTCACCCGCCGATCCATCCGAGCGCTGCGTTGCCGATGCTACCTCCGCTCGCCCACCTGGTCCCGGCCATCCTCGCCACCCCGGCGCCGTCGGCCTCGGACACAAACGTGACGGCGCTCCTCGTCTCGAGCGGCGTCATCAAGACGCACCATTCGGTGCTGGACAAGGGCTTGACGGTGTTCGCACCCAACGTGAGCTCGTGTCGCTCCTGCTGTACCACGCGGTGGTGGACTACACCCCGATCGGGTCCCTGAAGACGAGCAACGCCCTGATCAGCACCCTCGCCACAAACGGCGCCTGGAAGTATGATTTCACCATGAAGACCACCAGCGACTCCATCGCGCTCGACACTGGGGTCGACTCCTCACTG GATGAGATGTTAAGACAGAGATTCATGGTTTACTAG
- the LOC104448030 gene encoding protein ECERIFERUM 2 yields the protein MCATKMVASDVKSPVHSVKLSSMVPPKVTGNNTEHKLRSMDLAMKLHYLRGLYFFRSDAVQGLTIFDLKKAMGQTQELYPSASGRIRWSESERPVIKCNDSGVRIVEARCDRSLDEWLVATKEEDGGWELQDLLVHSQVLGPDLGFSPLIYVQFTWFACGGICVSLGWAHVLGDAFAASSFINMFGTIMAGHAPPKSLHAPIPERPKFPAESRLDTAPSTVKRVDPVGDCWLVINSCNMETYSIHVTSQQLNHITGKYGLLGESKTSHFELLSALIWKSLSKIRGDGGPKVVTVCENNVRRELNPLPSNGMDLSRAEVNFSAAEAEVSDLARQITEAVNENGLIEEMVGRDDGKLDFIAYGANLTFVNLEGADVYGLELKGQKPIFASYAMSGVGDEGVVLILPGPGNGNEKSGGFGTTVTMVLPQAQMAELRKEINETWGLLP from the exons atgtgcgCTACAAAAATGGTTGCATCGGACGTGAAGAGCCCCGTGCACAGCGTGAAGCTGTCGTCGATGGTGCCGCCTAAGGTGACGGGTAACAACACGGAGCATAAGCTGAGAAGCATGGACCTGGCGATGAAGCTCCACTACCTCAGGGGGCTCTACTTCTTCAGGAGCGACGCCGTCCAGGGGCTCACCATCTTCGACCTCAAGAAGGCCATGGGCCAGACGCAGGAGCTCTACCCCTCAGCGTCCGGCAGGATCAGGTGGTCCGAGAGTGAGAGGCCCGTCATCAAGTGCAACGACAGCGGGGTCCGCATCGTCGAGGCCCGGTGCGATCGGTCGCTCGACGAGTGGCTAGTGGCGACCAAGGAGGAGGATGGTGGCTGGGAGCTCCAGGACTTGCTGGTCCATTCTCAGGTTCTTGGCCCCGATCTTGGCTTCTCTCCCCTGATTTACGTTCAG TTCACTTGGTTCGCATGCGGAGGAATCTGTGTGAGTCTGGGCTGGGCTCATGTCCTCGGAGATGCATTCGCAGCTTCCTCCTTCATCAACATGTTCGGCACTATCATGGCCGGTCATGCGCCGCCCAAGTCCCTCCATGCGCCAATTCCCGAAAGGCCCAAATTCCCTGCTGAGTCGAGGCTCGACACGGCGCCATCGACCGTTAAAAGGGTCGACCCGGTTGGGGACTGCTGGTTAGTCATCAATAGCTGTAACATGGAAACCTACTCCATTCATGTCACCTCGCAACAACTCAATCACATCACGGGCAAATACGGACTGCTTGGTGAATCTAAAACATCGCATTTCGAACTACTGTCCGCTTTGATTTGGAAATCCTTGTCAAAGATAAGGGGAGACGGTGGGCCGAAGGTTGTAACCGTGTGTGAGAACAATGTCCGTAGAGAACTGAATCCATTACCCTCAAATGGCATGGATTTGAGCAGGGCCGAAGTGAATTTCTCAGCGGCAGAAGCGGAAGTATCTGATCTCGCGAGGCAGATCACCGAGGCGGTGAATGAGAATGGCTTGATTGAAGAAATGGTGGGGAGAGATGATGGGAAGCTGGACTTCATTGCATATGGGGCAAACTTGACATTTGTGAATCTAGAGGGTGCAGATGTATATGGGCTAGAGTTGAAGGGCCAGAAGCCAATTTTTGCAAGTTACGCGATGAGTGGGGTTGGAGATGAAGGGGTGGTGCTGATCCTTCCAGGACCAGGAAATGGGAATGAGAAGAGTGGTGGGTTTGGAACGACAGTGACGATGGTCCTACCCCAGGCTCAAATGGCAGAGCTCAGGAAGGAGATCAATGAAACGTGGGGACTTTTGCCCTAA